The following coding sequences lie in one Mucilaginibacter sp. KACC 22773 genomic window:
- a CDS encoding DUF6443 domain-containing protein, translating to MHDHTTKQANLLNSEFFISLVHRLSRRLHLKVEALLRLFLVMGIIFTVNQAYGQKGTVSPNVVQPTDPPGAPGPISGPIQLQSGASSITATYTTTSASGATGYSWVATDDNVMMSSSGLTGTLTVPANYAGSFTINCYAYNSVGQTGSTYPLGVIVYSPTVSGTISPSSQAANYNSAPSTALTATAATGSNGSFTYQWQSSPDNSNWSVVSGATSLSYSPPALTSTTYYRIVSTGFGSSATSGSVIVTVYPQLTAGTISPATQAINYNTPASLTGGAATGGNGTYAYQWQSSPDNTTFTNISGATGTGYTSGNLTATKYYRRTVTSNGQPLNSNSVTVTVYPQLVAGTISPATQAINYNTPASLTGGAATGGNGTYAYQWQSSPDNTTFTNISGATGVSYTSGSLTATTYYRRTVTSNGQPLNSNSVTVTVYPQLVAGTISPATQAINYNTPASLTGGAATGGNGTYAYQWQSSPDNTTFTNISGATGVSYTSGSLTTTTYYRRTVTSNGQPLNSNSVTVTVYPQLVAGTISPATQAINYNTPASLTGGAATGGNGTYAYQWQSSPDNTTFTNISGATGTGYTSGTLTATKYYRRAVTSNGVTVNSASATVMVNPQLSAVISPASQMVIPNAAAGVLTCTPSGGNGTFTYQWQISADNITFININTATGSSYNPDVLVSTKYFRVSVTSNGATVNSNVATVTITECVALGSSPSADKNYITMSVPRTQMQTFGTGYSTCDVNQIIQYFDGLGRPLQTVQVKASPSNRDIVVPNVYDPFGREAAKYLPYVATAANSNGSYKSTAIADQASFYNTPGGGTWNAPGVTQIPVSGSITPSFAQTAFEASPLNRVTEQGSAGAAWQPTDGISGHTSKIVYTANDLVAFPATTSGDDGSRKAAYYTVSSTGALTRGTPAFYDAGTLFVTISKDENWQSTNGCFGTVEEYKDKTGHVVLKRTYNLKTVNAVTSAEMLSTYYVYDDLGNLAFVLPPLAGGDMLSGVPAAGVLNNLCYQYKYDQRNRMIQKKIPGKGWEYMVYNRLDQVVLSQDAVQRTSNQWTVMKYDGLGRVIITGLWTDVSAYPQATLQANIYGASQWDVRNTADATTGYTISSYPSITTYLGINYYDDYTFSNITGLPPAFTTAPAGAIALPKGSVTAIKQYVLGATYGLWSVTYYDSFGRVLQTYKQHNLGGGSPNTGNYDVVTNHYDFTNALTSSTRKHYTTAGLAVTITNTYVYDHLGRKKQTYEQINSEANVLLSQQAYNELGQLWTKKQGSEDLGGYFLQKTGYAYNERGWLSKINDPATAPTAQSMFAMQLGYNSGSSPQYNGNISSQQWYTYQQPSSQTFSYTYDAMNRVISGVSGPMSESGISYDQGGNIQALKRDANTAYGYTYIAGTNQLQSVSGLTSVNYAYDPNSGNVTTDGRTGATLTYNLLNLPSTVVKTGTGAFNIAYTYDAAGDKLRKVSGTTTTDYISGIQYDNLSGTHGLDFIQTEEGRASKRTDGTYRYEYDLADHLGNTRVTFYKDPVTLKAVLLQADDYYPFGMRSAAGTPGTNHYLYNKKELQDETGQYDYGARFYDPAIARFGTMDAYAEKYSSMTPYQYGALNPISHIDMNGDSVWTTTSTRTDKNGNTYTINTTHITGKVIDVTEQGGADAVASGLNSMLNNSSSSEVTNNADGTVKTVIYTIDAQFSVAHSVDDIGKTDNVVAIVDKVNGLSSDGVTPAAGITNRPFERLSYIENQGRSQTNIDAAYHEVGHQFGFIDHFEGNKSDPMDYNGGMYKGNKFTSFEMKSIYLNYTLYNLNHGFNRAIITNRQNNGVTNSTTTNNRPYRGDRKYGMHILMPIINNQ from the coding sequence ATGCATGATCACACTACCAAACAGGCGAACCTGTTAAACAGCGAGTTTTTTATAAGCCTTGTACACCGGCTATCCAGGCGGCTACATCTAAAGGTTGAAGCGTTGCTTCGGCTGTTTTTAGTCATGGGAATTATATTTACCGTTAATCAGGCATACGGGCAAAAAGGTACGGTGAGCCCTAATGTGGTTCAGCCGACGGACCCACCCGGTGCCCCGGGCCCGATATCGGGCCCGATCCAGCTGCAGAGCGGTGCATCGTCGATTACGGCAACGTATACGACGACCTCAGCATCGGGGGCGACAGGCTATTCCTGGGTAGCGACGGACGATAACGTGATGATGTCGTCGTCAGGCTTAACGGGAACATTGACAGTACCGGCGAACTATGCCGGTAGTTTTACGATCAACTGTTACGCTTATAACTCTGTAGGGCAGACAGGTTCTACTTACCCGCTGGGTGTTATTGTTTACAGCCCGACGGTATCAGGCACAATTAGTCCTTCCAGCCAGGCAGCTAATTACAACAGCGCACCATCGACAGCGCTGACGGCAACAGCCGCAACAGGCAGCAACGGCAGTTTCACTTACCAGTGGCAAAGCTCCCCGGATAACAGTAACTGGTCAGTAGTGTCCGGCGCAACATCGTTGAGTTATTCGCCGCCGGCTTTGACGTCGACAACCTATTACAGGATCGTGTCGACCGGTTTCGGTTCATCGGCAACGAGCGGTTCGGTTATTGTCACTGTATACCCTCAGCTAACGGCCGGAACGATCAGCCCGGCGACGCAGGCGATTAACTACAATACACCAGCAAGCTTAACGGGGGGAGCAGCAACGGGCGGTAACGGTACTTATGCTTACCAGTGGCAAAGCTCACCGGACAATACGACGTTTACGAATATCAGCGGCGCAACAGGTACGGGTTATACGAGCGGTAACCTGACGGCAACGAAATATTACCGCAGGACGGTAACGAGTAATGGCCAACCGTTAAACAGCAACTCTGTGACGGTAACGGTGTACCCTCAGCTTGTAGCCGGAACGATCAGCCCGGCGACGCAGGCGATTAACTACAATACACCCGCAAGCTTAACAGGGGGAGCAGCAACGGGCGGCAACGGTACTTATGCTTACCAATGGCAAAGTTCACCGGACAATACGACATTTACGAATATCAGCGGCGCGACGGGTGTCAGCTATACGAGTGGTAGCCTGACGGCAACAACCTACTACCGCAGGACGGTAACGAGCAACGGCCAGCCGTTAAACAGCAACTCTGTGACGGTGACGGTATACCCTCAGCTTGTAGCCGGAACGATCAGCCCGGCGACGCAGGCGATTAACTACAATACACCAGCAAGCTTAACAGGGGGAGCAGCAACGGGTGGTAACGGTACTTATGCTTACCAGTGGCAAAGTTCACCGGACAATACGACGTTTACGAATATCAGCGGCGCAACAGGTGTCAGCTATACGAGCGGCAGCCTGACTACAACGACGTATTACCGCAGGACGGTAACGAGTAATGGCCAACCGTTAAACAGCAACTCTGTGACGGTAACGGTGTACCCTCAGCTTGTAGCCGGAACGATCAGCCCGGCGACGCAGGCGATTAACTACAATACACCCGCAAGCTTAACAGGGGGAGCAGCAACGGGCGGCAACGGTACTTATGCTTACCAATGGCAAAGTTCACCGGACAATACGACATTTACGAATATCAGCGGCGCAACAGGTACGGGTTATACGAGCGGTACCCTGACGGCAACGAAATATTACCGCAGGGCGGTAACGAGCAACGGTGTGACGGTGAACAGTGCGTCAGCGACGGTGATGGTTAACCCGCAGTTAAGCGCAGTAATTTCGCCGGCCAGCCAGATGGTCATTCCGAATGCTGCAGCAGGCGTATTAACCTGTACGCCGTCTGGTGGAAATGGTACGTTCACGTACCAGTGGCAGATCTCGGCGGATAATATAACTTTTATCAATATCAATACGGCAACAGGCAGCAGCTACAATCCCGACGTACTTGTTTCGACCAAATACTTTCGGGTTTCGGTAACCAGCAATGGTGCAACAGTGAATAGTAATGTAGCTACGGTGACGATAACGGAATGTGTGGCGCTGGGATCAAGCCCGAGCGCAGATAAGAATTATATCACCATGTCTGTTCCCCGGACACAAATGCAGACATTCGGTACAGGTTACAGTACCTGCGATGTCAACCAAATTATCCAATACTTTGACGGGCTGGGCAGGCCGCTGCAAACGGTACAGGTCAAGGCAAGCCCCTCGAACAGGGATATCGTGGTGCCTAATGTCTACGATCCGTTTGGGCGGGAGGCGGCAAAATACCTTCCATATGTGGCAACAGCGGCAAATAGTAACGGCAGTTACAAGAGCACTGCAATTGCGGACCAGGCCTCGTTTTACAATACGCCGGGCGGTGGTACCTGGAATGCGCCTGGCGTAACCCAGATTCCGGTAAGCGGGAGTATCACGCCGTCCTTTGCACAAACTGCGTTCGAGGCTTCGCCACTGAACCGGGTAACAGAACAAGGGTCTGCTGGTGCAGCCTGGCAGCCGACAGATGGCATATCAGGCCACACGTCAAAGATAGTATACACGGCAAATGACCTGGTAGCTTTCCCTGCAACGACCAGCGGGGATGACGGCAGCCGTAAAGCTGCCTATTATACGGTCAGCAGTACCGGGGCACTTACACGGGGTACGCCTGCATTTTATGATGCCGGAACATTGTTTGTAACGATCAGCAAAGATGAGAACTGGCAGAGTACCAACGGTTGCTTCGGCACGGTAGAGGAATACAAGGATAAGACAGGCCATGTGGTATTGAAGCGTACCTATAACCTGAAAACGGTGAATGCGGTGACGTCAGCAGAAATGCTGTCGACGTATTATGTATACGATGACCTGGGTAACCTGGCCTTCGTGCTTCCGCCGCTGGCTGGCGGAGACATGTTAAGCGGCGTACCTGCGGCCGGTGTGCTGAACAACCTTTGTTACCAGTATAAGTACGATCAGCGGAACAGGATGATCCAGAAGAAGATACCGGGCAAAGGCTGGGAATACATGGTTTACAACAGGCTTGACCAGGTGGTGCTGAGCCAGGACGCGGTGCAGCGGACAAGCAACCAGTGGACGGTGATGAAGTATGACGGCCTTGGCCGGGTGATCATAACAGGTTTGTGGACGGATGTATCCGCATATCCGCAAGCTACGTTGCAGGCTAATATCTACGGTGCATCCCAATGGGATGTGAGGAACACCGCTGATGCAACGACCGGTTATACGATCAGCAGTTATCCATCCATCACCACTTACCTGGGCATCAATTATTACGATGATTACACCTTTAGTAATATTACAGGTTTGCCCCCGGCCTTTACCACGGCCCCGGCAGGGGCGATAGCGCTGCCCAAAGGTTCAGTAACCGCCATTAAGCAATACGTTTTAGGGGCCACTTACGGCCTTTGGTCGGTAACCTATTATGATAGCTTCGGTAGGGTACTGCAAACATACAAGCAGCACAACCTTGGCGGGGGTAGCCCGAATACGGGTAATTATGATGTGGTGACTAATCATTATGATTTTACGAACGCATTAACATCAAGTACACGGAAGCACTATACCACGGCGGGGCTGGCGGTCACCATAACCAATACGTATGTATATGATCACCTGGGCCGTAAAAAGCAAACCTATGAGCAGATCAACAGTGAAGCTAATGTCCTGTTGTCGCAGCAGGCCTATAACGAACTTGGCCAGCTGTGGACGAAAAAGCAGGGCAGCGAAGACCTCGGCGGCTACTTTTTGCAAAAGACCGGTTACGCTTATAACGAGCGGGGCTGGCTGAGCAAGATCAACGACCCTGCGACCGCGCCGACAGCACAGTCGATGTTCGCGATGCAGCTGGGCTATAACAGCGGCTCATCGCCGCAGTACAACGGCAATATATCCAGCCAGCAATGGTACACTTATCAGCAACCCTCATCACAAACATTCAGTTATACCTACGATGCCATGAACCGGGTGATCTCGGGAGTATCAGGGCCGATGTCGGAAAGCGGTATCAGCTATGACCAGGGGGGGAATATCCAGGCATTAAAACGTGATGCCAATACAGCCTACGGTTATACCTATATTGCAGGGACTAACCAGCTGCAATCCGTAAGCGGGCTGACCAGCGTGAACTATGCCTATGATCCTAACAGCGGTAATGTGACAACAGATGGCCGCACCGGGGCGACGCTCACTTATAACCTGCTGAACCTGCCTTCTACCGTAGTTAAAACAGGTACCGGGGCTTTCAATATCGCCTATACCTATGATGCGGCAGGGGACAAGCTCCGAAAGGTAAGCGGAACAACGACGACGGATTACATATCGGGCATCCAGTATGATAACCTGAGCGGGACGCACGGACTCGATTTTATCCAGACGGAAGAGGGGCGGGCCTCGAAACGGACGGACGGCACCTACCGTTATGAATATGACCTGGCCGACCATTTGGGCAATACCCGCGTGACGTTCTACAAGGACCCAGTTACGCTGAAAGCAGTGTTATTGCAGGCGGATGATTACTATCCGTTCGGCATGCGTTCTGCTGCAGGAACTCCGGGAACGAATCATTATCTTTACAATAAAAAGGAATTGCAGGACGAGACAGGTCAGTACGATTATGGTGCAAGGTTCTATGATCCGGCTATTGCTAGGTTTGGTACGATGGATGCCTATGCTGAAAAATATTCTTCAATGACTCCCTACCAATACGGGGCTCTTAATCCTATCTCACATATTGATATGAATGGTGATTCGGTATGGACCACAACTTCTACAAGAACTGATAAAAATGGAAATACATACACAATCAATACAACTCATATTACAGGAAAAGTTATTGATGTAACGGAACAGGGAGGTGCGGATGCAGTGGCATCCGGTTTAAATTCAATGTTAAATAATTCTTCCAGTTCAGAAGTTACCAACAATGCCGACGGAACAGTAAAAACCGTAATTTATACAATTGATGCCCAATTTAGTGTTGCTCATTCTGTAGATGATATAGGGAAAACTGATAACGTTGTTGCAATTGTCGATAAGGTTAACGGCTTATCGTCAGATGGCGTAACACCTGCTGCGGGTATTACAAATCGACCTTTTGAAAGACTTTCTTATATTGAAAATCAGGGAAGATCACAAACTAATATTGACGCAGCTTATCATGAGGTAGGTCACCAATTCGGATTTATAGATCATTTCGAAGGAAATAAAAGTGACCCGATGGACTATAATGGAGGAATGTATAAAGGGAATAAATTTACTAGCTTTGAAATGAAATCTATTTACTTAAACTATACCCTATACAATTTGAATCATGGCTTTAACAGGGCTATAATAACTAACCGACAAAATAACGGAGTAACAAATAGCACTACAACGAATAACCGTCCTTATAGAGGCGACAGGAAATACGGAATGCATATTTTAATGCCAATAATAAATAACCAATAG